A single window of Acidimicrobiales bacterium DNA harbors:
- a CDS encoding glycoside hydrolase family 130 protein gives MNALPVTRCADVRIVPDARRVIVKPFLSGDDVVVEGRSRTEVVVERIMAMDESAVHATLDAVLVDFGERHRDLRTVLASHFDTVATRVAVADGASSERRLLIGAYFSHEYSIEAAALGNPSMVLAPDQEDLGDASARFVMSLRAVGEGHLSSIEFRTGLIGRDLTVSLDPPTRYATTGRRAGVVYDKAFFEAKLGELGVLNQLARTVLGSLPDDFTNQELDAALHPSTEHAAERILSAETTHVFEWLASSNYRVDFAPDSEISERVIFPSGPTESQGMEDVRLVRFIRDDGTVVYYGTYTAFDGHQILPQLLETTDFVSYRVATLSGACARNKGIALFPRMVDGQFMALGRHDNMNNYVMRSPDVRVWSDAERIQEPQLPWELIQLGNCGSPLETEAGWLVVTHGVGPFRRYSLGAILLDIDDPARLVGQLDEPLLAPEASEREGYVPNVVYSCGSMLVDGHLVLPYGFADVGAGIATVNLDELLTRLTSR, from the coding sequence ATGAACGCTCTCCCCGTCACCCGTTGTGCCGATGTTCGTATTGTTCCCGATGCCCGCAGGGTGATCGTGAAGCCGTTCCTCTCCGGCGACGACGTCGTCGTCGAGGGACGTTCGCGGACCGAAGTCGTCGTCGAGCGGATCATGGCGATGGACGAGTCCGCGGTCCACGCGACGCTGGATGCCGTACTGGTCGACTTCGGCGAGCGACACCGTGACCTTCGGACCGTTCTGGCGTCACACTTCGACACCGTTGCCACCCGCGTTGCCGTCGCTGACGGAGCGTCGTCCGAGAGACGCCTCCTGATCGGGGCCTACTTCTCCCACGAGTACTCGATCGAAGCGGCTGCGCTCGGCAACCCCTCGATGGTGCTCGCGCCGGACCAGGAAGATCTCGGTGACGCCAGCGCCCGGTTCGTGATGAGTCTGCGCGCCGTCGGCGAAGGTCATCTCTCGTCCATCGAGTTCCGCACCGGCCTCATCGGCCGCGACCTGACCGTGAGCCTCGACCCCCCGACGCGCTATGCCACAACGGGGCGGAGGGCGGGCGTCGTCTACGACAAGGCGTTCTTCGAGGCGAAGCTCGGCGAACTCGGCGTCCTCAACCAACTGGCACGCACCGTGCTCGGGAGTCTCCCCGACGACTTCACCAACCAGGAGCTCGATGCCGCCCTTCACCCTTCGACCGAGCATGCCGCCGAGCGCATTCTTTCGGCTGAGACGACCCACGTCTTCGAGTGGCTTGCATCGTCGAACTACCGGGTGGATTTCGCACCCGATAGTGAGATCTCCGAGCGGGTCATTTTCCCGAGTGGTCCCACCGAGAGCCAGGGCATGGAAGATGTCAGACTCGTCAGGTTCATTCGCGACGACGGGACGGTCGTCTACTACGGGACGTACACGGCTTTCGATGGTCATCAGATCCTTCCCCAGCTCCTCGAGACGACGGACTTCGTCAGCTACCGGGTCGCAACGCTGAGTGGAGCGTGCGCCCGCAACAAGGGCATCGCCCTCTTCCCGCGGATGGTCGACGGTCAGTTCATGGCGCTCGGGCGTCATGACAACATGAACAACTACGTGATGCGGTCACCGGACGTGAGGGTGTGGAGTGACGCCGAGAGGATCCAGGAGCCGCAGCTGCCGTGGGAGCTCATCCAGCTCGGCAATTGCGGGTCACCGCTCGAGACCGAGGCCGGGTGGCTCGTGGTCACCCACGGTGTCGGCCCGTTCCGTCGCTACAGCCTCGGCGCGATTCTGCTCGACATCGACGACCCGGCTCGTCTGGTCGGACAGCTCGATGAGCCGTTGCTGGCTCCAGAAGCGAGCGAACGCGAGGGGTATGTGCCCAACGTCGTGTACTCCTGCGGAAGCATGCTCGTCGACGGACATCTCGTTCTGCCCTACGGCTTCGCCGACGTGGGAGCCGGCATCGCCACGGTCAACCTCGACGAACTGCTCACCCGCCTGACGTCGCGGTAG
- a CDS encoding glycosyltransferase — translation MHRSLPARPTPESGDDTTRSFSMLSTFPPTECGIATFAAALTAGLIANGGTVDVVRCGPVPTFEDASVLGTIDPDDTAGLPPALDVLNQTDVAIIQHEFGLYGGPDGADVVPLAESIVVPLILVAHTVPSRPSENQKAVLERICNRADAVVVMTETASARLVAGFDVPAAKVTVIPHGAATPPATGEMDLTHLERHAPRLLTWGLLGPGKGIEWAIDAVARLSDLRPHPEYVIAGATHPKVLAHAGESYRRMLADRAASSAAAAHISFDDAYRDLASLTDLIRSADVVVLPYDSTDQVTSGVLVDAVAAGRPVVSTAFPHAVELLGTGAGLVVPQCDSAALAGALRSVLTRPGLAASMSAEARRLAPGLAWTAVATRYDDLAERLLAERGAVRP, via the coding sequence ATGCACAGATCCCTGCCTGCCCGTCCCACTCCTGAGAGCGGCGACGACACAACCCGCAGCTTCTCGATGTTGTCGACGTTCCCACCCACCGAGTGTGGGATAGCAACGTTCGCTGCCGCGCTCACGGCAGGCCTCATCGCGAACGGTGGCACCGTCGATGTCGTGCGATGTGGCCCGGTGCCGACCTTCGAGGACGCATCGGTGCTCGGCACCATCGACCCGGACGACACGGCTGGACTTCCGCCGGCTCTCGACGTACTCAACCAGACCGATGTGGCGATCATCCAGCACGAGTTCGGCCTCTACGGAGGCCCCGACGGTGCCGATGTCGTACCCCTCGCGGAGAGCATCGTGGTCCCTCTGATCCTCGTCGCCCACACGGTGCCGAGCAGGCCTTCGGAGAACCAGAAGGCCGTGCTCGAACGGATCTGCAACCGCGCCGATGCCGTCGTCGTGATGACCGAGACCGCCAGCGCGCGTCTCGTTGCGGGGTTCGACGTCCCCGCCGCGAAGGTCACCGTGATCCCCCATGGGGCGGCGACACCTCCGGCCACGGGGGAGATGGATCTGACCCATCTCGAGCGGCACGCGCCGCGCCTGTTGACCTGGGGGCTGCTCGGGCCGGGGAAGGGCATCGAGTGGGCCATCGACGCGGTCGCCCGACTCAGCGATCTCCGGCCACACCCCGAGTACGTCATCGCAGGTGCGACTCACCCCAAGGTGCTTGCGCACGCGGGTGAGTCCTACCGGCGGATGCTCGCCGATCGCGCTGCGTCCTCAGCAGCGGCGGCACACATCTCCTTCGACGACGCCTATCGGGATCTCGCTTCGCTGACGGACCTCATCCGATCCGCCGACGTTGTGGTCCTCCCCTACGACTCGACCGACCAGGTCACCTCCGGCGTCCTCGTCGACGCGGTCGCAGCCGGTCGACCCGTCGTGTCGACAGCGTTCCCCCACGCCGTGGAGTTGCTCGGGACCGGCGCGGGTCTCGTAGTACCCCAGTGCGACTCCGCAGCCCTCGCGGGCGCGCTGCGGTCGGTTCTCACAAGACCCGGCCTCGCGGCGTCGATGTCCGCCGAGGCGCGGAGACTGGCTCCCGGGCTCGCCTGGACAGCCGTCGCCACCCGCTACGACGACCTCGCGGAACGTCTCCTCGCCGAGCGTGGGGCGGTGCGGCCGTGA
- a CDS encoding glycosyltransferase family 4 protein, producing MAVIAPVSWRTPPRHYGPWELFASLLTEGLVARGHDVTLFATSDSVTAARLRATSPTGWSEDEGIDPKVAECVHIADVFEHAGDFDIIHNGFDFLPLTYSGLVDTPVVTTIHGFSSERIVPVYERYDPTTTYVAISDADRHPRLNYAATIHHGIDVGAFAVHPDPGGHLLFFGRIHPDKGTANAISVARLAGRPLVIAGIVQDERYFTEEVEPHLDGDRVRFIGSVGPAERSEVLGGAHGLLHLIDFDEPFGFSVVEAMACGTPVIAYARGSMPELIENGRDGFLVTGEAGATAAVDRVADLDRSAIRARAVERFSASTMVDRYIAVYRRVLEG from the coding sequence GTGGCCGTCATCGCTCCGGTCTCGTGGCGGACGCCGCCACGTCACTACGGCCCCTGGGAACTCTTCGCGTCCCTGCTCACGGAGGGCCTCGTCGCACGGGGCCATGACGTGACGTTGTTCGCCACCTCGGATTCGGTGACCGCCGCCCGGCTCCGTGCGACATCGCCCACGGGCTGGTCCGAAGACGAGGGGATCGACCCGAAGGTCGCGGAGTGTGTGCACATCGCCGACGTGTTCGAGCACGCCGGAGACTTCGACATCATCCACAACGGCTTCGACTTCCTGCCGCTCACCTACAGCGGCCTCGTCGACACCCCCGTCGTGACCACGATCCACGGGTTCTCCTCGGAGCGCATCGTTCCCGTGTACGAGCGCTACGACCCGACCACCACGTATGTGGCGATCAGCGACGCCGACCGCCATCCGCGCCTGAACTACGCAGCCACCATCCACCACGGAATCGACGTGGGGGCCTTTGCCGTGCACCCGGATCCCGGTGGGCACCTGCTCTTCTTCGGGCGGATCCATCCCGACAAGGGCACTGCGAACGCAATCTCTGTGGCACGCCTCGCCGGCCGGCCGCTGGTCATCGCGGGCATCGTCCAGGACGAGCGGTACTTCACCGAAGAGGTCGAACCCCACCTCGACGGTGATCGGGTTCGGTTCATCGGCTCCGTCGGCCCCGCTGAGCGCAGCGAGGTCCTCGGCGGAGCCCACGGTCTGCTCCACCTCATCGACTTCGACGAGCCGTTCGGCTTCAGCGTGGTCGAGGCGATGGCGTGTGGGACCCCGGTGATCGCCTACGCACGTGGCTCGATGCCCGAGCTGATCGAGAACGGCCGCGACGGCTTCCTGGTGACCGGGGAGGCCGGGGCGACGGCTGCCGTGGATCGTGTCGCCGACCTGGATCGCTCTGCAATCCGCGCCCGCGCCGTCGAACGGTTCAGCGCTTCCACGATGGTCGACCGCTACATCGCCGTGTACCGGCGGGTCCTCGAGGGGTAG
- a CDS encoding DUF1772 domain-containing protein: MSPLLRTLTIVCAVGAATAAGTFFTFSTFTMNGLKRLPPSQGASAMQSINREAPSPLFMILLFGTGAALAVLGVRAALNLDDPAAKYHLAAAGIYLVGVVLLTIGYHVPRNDLLDAVDPVGAEGVAYWGTYLREWVAMNHVRTVAPLVSAVLLSVSLQLD, from the coding sequence ATGAGTCCGCTGCTGCGCACACTGACGATCGTCTGCGCCGTCGGAGCGGCGACCGCCGCCGGCACTTTCTTCACCTTCTCGACCTTCACGATGAACGGACTGAAGCGCCTTCCCCCCTCCCAGGGAGCGAGCGCCATGCAGTCCATCAACCGCGAGGCACCCTCGCCGCTGTTCATGATCCTGTTGTTCGGAACCGGCGCAGCCCTGGCCGTGCTGGGGGTGCGGGCGGCCCTGAACCTCGACGACCCGGCGGCGAAGTACCACCTCGCGGCTGCGGGCATCTACCTCGTCGGCGTGGTGTTGCTGACCATCGGCTACCACGTCCCCCGCAACGACCTGCTCGACGCCGTCGATCCGGTCGGCGCGGAGGGGGTTGCGTACTGGGGCACCTACCTGCGGGAGTGGGTGGCGATGAACCACGTCCGCACTGTCGCTCCCCTCGTCTCAGCCGTCCTGCTGTCGGTCTCGCTGCAACTCGACTGA
- a CDS encoding NAD(P)H-binding protein: MERLIDPSEDALMMNTRQTTTTTPTTTVVIGATGKTGRRVAERMSVVGSTVRAASRSGEVHFDWNDRTTWTPALTGADAAYITYYPDLALPGAADVVGAFAELAVAHDVRRLVLLSGRGEEGARLAEQRVQDSGADWTLVRCAFFNQNFDEAFADAIRAGVLAVPGGQTVEPFLDADDIADVVVAALTDERHIGQLYELTGPRLMSFGDVATELSAVLGHEVRRVPLSTAEFTAELIAAGFPEGEAVPIAELFAEVLDGRNSHLTDGVMQALGREPRDFADYARDAAATGVWDRAGVPS, from the coding sequence ATGGAGCGTCTCATCGATCCGTCGGAAGATGCCCTCATGATGAACACGAGACAGACCACCACAACCACTCCGACCACCACCGTGGTGATCGGCGCCACCGGCAAGACCGGGCGCCGCGTCGCCGAGCGTATGTCCGTCGTCGGCTCCACGGTTCGAGCTGCTTCCCGCTCGGGCGAAGTCCACTTCGACTGGAACGACCGCACGACGTGGACACCTGCGCTGACCGGCGCCGACGCCGCCTACATCACCTACTACCCCGACCTCGCCCTTCCCGGCGCGGCCGACGTCGTCGGAGCCTTTGCCGAGTTGGCGGTGGCGCACGACGTGCGCCGCCTCGTCCTGTTGTCGGGACGCGGCGAGGAAGGAGCCCGCCTCGCTGAACAGCGCGTGCAGGACTCCGGCGCCGACTGGACACTGGTGCGGTGCGCCTTCTTCAACCAGAACTTCGACGAGGCGTTCGCCGACGCCATCCGCGCCGGCGTCCTCGCCGTCCCCGGCGGCCAGACGGTCGAACCGTTCCTCGACGCGGATGACATCGCAGACGTCGTCGTCGCCGCACTCACCGACGAGCGTCACATCGGACAGCTCTACGAGCTGACCGGACCGCGATTGATGAGCTTCGGCGACGTCGCCACGGAGCTCTCCGCCGTGCTCGGCCATGAGGTCCGTCGCGTGCCGTTGAGCACCGCGGAGTTCACCGCGGAGCTGATAGCCGCGGGATTCCCCGAGGGCGAGGCCGTCCCCATCGCCGAACTGTTCGCCGAGGTCCTCGACGGACGCAACTCCCACCTGACCGACGGGGTGATGCAGGCACTTGGGCGTGAACCCCGTGACTTCGCCGACTACGCCCGCGACGCCGCCGCGACCGGCGTCTGGGACCGTGCCGGGGTCCCGTCATGA
- a CDS encoding AraC family transcriptional regulator, giving the protein MDELVGLLDGPRARSAFLLRCVMSPPWSLRVMDEAPLTVMAIASGSAWIVPDEGDPVRLGMGDVAVARGPGHYIVADHPGTPPDVEILADQVCVTPNGRPMAEAMSLGVRSWGNDPEGDDVMIVGTYESMGDVSHQLMRALPPVLSLAADDWDCPLVPLLCEEVVRDAAGQGAVLDRLLDLVLIAALRAWFARPEAEPPAWYQAQSDPTIGHALRLMDNNPSHPWTVANLAREIGMSRAAFARRFNDLVGEPPMTYLTNTRLALAADLLHEPRATVGSVAAAVGYSTPFSLSAAFKRVRGVTPTEHRSLVTSPL; this is encoded by the coding sequence ATGGACGAACTGGTCGGACTTCTGGATGGACCCCGGGCCCGCAGCGCCTTCCTGCTGCGATGTGTGATGAGCCCTCCGTGGTCGCTCAGAGTGATGGACGAAGCTCCACTGACCGTGATGGCGATCGCGTCGGGTTCGGCGTGGATCGTCCCCGACGAGGGTGATCCGGTCCGTCTGGGGATGGGCGACGTCGCGGTGGCCCGCGGCCCCGGCCACTACATCGTCGCCGATCACCCGGGGACCCCACCCGACGTCGAGATCCTCGCGGACCAGGTCTGTGTCACGCCGAATGGCCGTCCCATGGCCGAGGCGATGAGCCTCGGTGTGCGGTCGTGGGGCAACGACCCCGAAGGTGACGACGTCATGATCGTGGGGACCTACGAGTCCATGGGAGACGTAAGCCACCAGCTCATGCGGGCACTTCCGCCGGTGCTCTCCCTCGCTGCCGACGACTGGGACTGCCCACTCGTGCCCTTGCTGTGCGAAGAGGTGGTCCGTGACGCAGCGGGCCAGGGAGCGGTGCTCGACCGGCTGTTGGACCTGGTGCTCATCGCCGCGCTCCGAGCCTGGTTCGCCCGTCCCGAGGCCGAGCCGCCGGCGTGGTATCAGGCCCAGAGTGATCCGACCATCGGGCACGCCCTGCGACTCATGGACAACAACCCGTCGCATCCCTGGACGGTCGCGAACCTCGCGAGAGAGATCGGCATGTCGCGTGCCGCATTCGCACGCCGGTTCAACGATTTGGTGGGGGAGCCGCCGATGACCTATCTGACGAACACGAGGCTCGCGCTCGCCGCCGATCTCCTGCATGAGCCCAGGGCCACCGTCGGATCCGTGGCCGCTGCGGTGGGCTACAGCACCCCGTTCTCACTCAGCGCGGCCTTCAAGCGCGTGCGCGGCGTGACCCCCACCGAGCACCGCTCACTGGTGACGTCGCCCCTCTGA
- a CDS encoding SRPBCC family protein gives MRLEHSIDIDAPLDRVWGLTLDVESWPEHTPTMTSVQRLDTDEFDVGSKVRIKQPGQAARVWTVSELQAEERFAWSTRAMGTKMTATHELRPAGSTTTNTLIVDIEGPLSGIVGRLVRRPILSAIRTENEGFKTAAES, from the coding sequence ATGAGACTCGAACACAGCATCGACATCGACGCCCCGCTCGACCGCGTCTGGGGACTCACCCTCGACGTCGAGTCGTGGCCCGAACACACGCCGACGATGACCAGCGTCCAACGACTCGACACCGACGAGTTCGACGTGGGATCGAAGGTCAGGATCAAACAACCTGGCCAGGCAGCCCGGGTCTGGACGGTCAGCGAACTACAGGCCGAGGAGCGATTCGCCTGGTCCACGAGGGCGATGGGTACGAAGATGACGGCCACCCACGAACTGCGTCCCGCCGGGTCGACCACGACCAACACGCTCATCGTCGACATCGAGGGTCCGCTCTCGGGCATCGTCGGCCGCCTCGTGCGGCGCCCGATCCTGAGTGCCATCCGCACCGAGAACGAGGGATTCAAGACCGCGGCGGAGAGCTGA
- a CDS encoding TetR/AcrR family transcriptional regulator, with the protein MPDARDDLLDRILTEATTNGLADRSLRDLAAAVGSSHRMLHYHFGSRAGLVGALVQRVESAQRELLVELAAEADGVADLVMTLWYRTAAPEMLPFVRLFFECVAATGGEGLTEPWMDVAAEVAEMIGVELDADELRLAVAVSRGLLIDVLATGDATAATRSMRRFVALWGV; encoded by the coding sequence ATGCCTGATGCGCGCGACGACCTCCTCGACCGGATTCTCACGGAGGCCACAACCAACGGACTCGCCGATCGAAGCCTGCGTGACCTCGCGGCGGCGGTCGGGTCGAGTCACCGGATGCTGCACTACCACTTCGGCTCGCGCGCCGGCCTCGTCGGGGCGCTGGTACAGAGGGTGGAATCCGCCCAGCGGGAGCTGCTCGTGGAGTTGGCGGCCGAGGCGGATGGTGTGGCCGATCTGGTCATGACGCTGTGGTACCGGACCGCCGCGCCCGAGATGCTCCCTTTCGTGCGCCTCTTCTTCGAGTGTGTTGCCGCCACCGGTGGGGAGGGACTGACCGAGCCGTGGATGGACGTTGCTGCAGAGGTCGCCGAGATGATCGGTGTCGAGTTGGATGCGGACGAGCTACGGCTCGCTGTTGCGGTGAGCCGCGGGCTGCTGATCGACGTCCTGGCGACCGGAGACGCCACCGCCGCCACCCGTTCGATGCGGCGCTTCGTCGCCCTGTGGGGTGTGTGA
- a CDS encoding helix-turn-helix domain-containing protein produces MRETDLLVQDVPEAQVPDLEVIDDAAVAMAALSPVRARILAVLSQPGSATTVARRLGESRQKVNYHLGALEEHGLVRLVEERQRRGLTERIMVASASSYVVSAEALGATAADPVHTDRLSTRYLVAVAARLIREVGRLAREADAAGQRLSTLTIETEIRFASPAARASFAEDLADAVGALAARYHAGDAPEGRTHRLVVAAHPIPTDDPTPGEEP; encoded by the coding sequence GTGCGAGAAACGGATCTGCTCGTCCAGGACGTGCCCGAAGCGCAGGTGCCCGATCTGGAGGTGATCGACGACGCCGCGGTCGCCATGGCTGCGCTGTCCCCCGTGCGCGCCCGGATCCTCGCGGTCCTGTCCCAGCCCGGCTCCGCGACGACGGTGGCCCGACGTCTCGGGGAGTCGCGCCAGAAGGTCAACTACCACCTCGGGGCACTCGAAGAACACGGCCTCGTCCGCCTGGTCGAGGAGCGTCAGCGCCGCGGCTTGACCGAGCGCATCATGGTGGCCTCGGCCAGCTCCTACGTCGTATCGGCCGAGGCCCTCGGTGCCACAGCGGCAGACCCCGTGCACACCGACCGGCTCTCCACTCGCTATCTGGTCGCCGTCGCCGCCCGGCTCATCCGGGAGGTGGGACGCCTCGCCCGCGAGGCCGACGCCGCCGGGCAGCGGCTGTCGACGCTCACGATCGAGACGGAGATCCGCTTCGCCTCGCCCGCCGCCAGGGCGTCGTTCGCCGAAGACCTCGCCGACGCGGTGGGCGCACTCGCGGCGCGCTATCACGCCGGGGACGCACCCGAGGGCAGGACCCACCGCCTCGTCGTCGCGGCCCACCCGATTCCGACAGATGATCCGACACCCGGTGAGGAGCCGTGA
- a CDS encoding SRPBCC domain-containing protein has translation MTDDPRSIEVEIEVAGTPEEVWRAIATGPGISSWYVPHTVEERDGGVLSASFGPGMDVTGRVASWDPPRRVVFDSAEDTGGMAFEWTIEARDGGTCVVRLVNSGFGHGEEWDARYDGMAEGWLLFLENLRLHLAHFAGQNGTATLPMAMWDMSREKAWTTLLAALGLSAAPAVGQRITTEGSGAPALAGTVTRVCATGASLLLEQPFPGTGFIAAEGYGEQAGVSVWCYLYGAEAAAVAAREEELWAAWLTEAG, from the coding sequence ATGACCGATGACCCCCGTTCGATCGAAGTCGAGATCGAGGTGGCCGGGACCCCCGAAGAGGTATGGCGTGCGATCGCCACGGGCCCCGGCATCTCCTCGTGGTACGTGCCCCACACGGTGGAGGAACGTGACGGCGGGGTGCTGTCCGCGTCGTTCGGTCCGGGCATGGACGTCACGGGCCGCGTGGCGTCGTGGGATCCTCCGCGCCGCGTCGTGTTCGACAGTGCCGAAGACACCGGTGGCATGGCATTCGAATGGACGATCGAGGCACGTGACGGCGGGACGTGTGTGGTCCGACTGGTCAATTCCGGATTCGGCCACGGCGAGGAGTGGGACGCCCGCTACGACGGGATGGCCGAGGGGTGGCTGCTGTTCCTCGAGAACCTGCGACTCCATCTCGCACACTTCGCCGGCCAGAACGGGACGGCCACCCTGCCGATGGCCATGTGGGACATGTCCAGGGAGAAGGCCTGGACGACGCTGCTCGCTGCGCTCGGGCTCTCGGCGGCCCCCGCCGTGGGGCAGCGGATCACCACGGAAGGCTCGGGGGCGCCGGCTCTGGCGGGGACCGTCACGAGGGTGTGTGCCACCGGAGCGTCGCTCCTGCTCGAGCAGCCGTTCCCCGGCACCGGCTTCATCGCCGCCGAGGGGTACGGCGAACAGGCGGGCGTATCGGTGTGGTGCTACCTCTACGGCGCCGAGGCTGCCGCTGTCGCCGCACGGGAAGAGGAACTGTGGGCCGCGTGGCTGACCGAGGCCGGCTGA
- a CDS encoding poly-gamma-glutamate hydrolase family protein — MLSSLLARPDVTEECELRSTFGFMAYHGGTLEKATDAIARDAAARSGSSFYGIVQCDPEPLHVPSTAIEPSQSAAMTAFLDHVDVVVTVHGYGRDELRHTVLVGGTHAGLRDHLVATLGPSLDGYRFLTEPEEIPRGLAGRHPDNPVNRPAEGGVQLELPPTLRWHYERHGWSDDPGVGRAPQVEVLVAGLTAAVGSWAEADPTVVAATTQPLI, encoded by the coding sequence GTGTTGTCATCCCTGCTCGCCCGCCCCGACGTGACCGAGGAGTGCGAGCTCCGATCGACCTTCGGTTTCATGGCGTACCACGGTGGGACGCTCGAGAAGGCCACCGATGCCATCGCCCGCGACGCAGCGGCGCGCAGCGGATCGTCGTTCTACGGGATCGTGCAGTGCGATCCCGAGCCGCTCCATGTTCCTTCGACCGCGATCGAACCCTCCCAGAGCGCGGCGATGACGGCCTTTCTCGACCACGTCGACGTCGTCGTGACCGTCCACGGCTACGGCCGCGACGAACTACGCCACACGGTGCTCGTCGGGGGGACCCATGCCGGGCTGCGTGACCACCTGGTTGCAACGCTGGGGCCAAGCCTCGACGGCTACCGGTTCCTCACCGAGCCCGAGGAGATCCCTCGCGGACTCGCGGGGCGTCACCCCGACAATCCCGTCAACCGGCCGGCGGAGGGAGGCGTGCAACTCGAATTGCCCCCGACGCTGCGTTGGCACTACGAGCGCCACGGCTGGTCCGACGATCCCGGGGTTGGACGCGCCCCTCAGGTCGAAGTGCTCGTAGCCGGACTCACGGCGGCGGTGGGGTCCTGGGCCGAGGCGGACCCGACGGTCGTCGCCGCGACCACTCAGCCGTTGATCTGA
- a CDS encoding PPOX class F420-dependent oxidoreductase, translated as MDLSTALEYAAKGRTATLITIRSDGRPQSSDIAYTVDGDVLHISVTDGRAKTRNMQRDPRVVVHLSNPAGWTYLSFDGTVELSPVTTSPDDDTAEALVAYYRAVSGEHPDWDEYRQAMIDEGRLIVTFTPTKVVGQING; from the coding sequence ATGGACCTCTCGACCGCTCTCGAGTACGCCGCGAAGGGCCGGACGGCCACGCTGATCACGATCCGTTCCGACGGGAGGCCACAGTCCTCGGACATCGCGTACACCGTCGACGGCGATGTGTTGCACATTTCGGTGACCGATGGTCGTGCCAAGACCCGCAACATGCAGCGGGATCCACGCGTGGTGGTGCACCTCTCGAACCCCGCGGGTTGGACGTACCTCTCCTTCGACGGGACCGTCGAGCTCTCCCCCGTCACCACCAGCCCCGACGACGACACCGCTGAAGCCCTCGTCGCGTATTACCGGGCCGTGAGCGGCGAGCACCCGGACTGGGACGAGTACCGGCAGGCGATGATCGACGAGGGTCGCCTCATCGTGACGTTCACGCCGACGAAGGTCGTCGGTCAGATCAACGGCTGA
- a CDS encoding lysoplasmalogenase → MIGLWVTGAAAVWLVTATLAQHRTRFVAKAAASAGFVLVVALDPLDDTTRAALIALGLALGAVGDLALMGRGEGWFLAGLGAFLAGHVAYAVAFGYDQGAAPARVAGASVAVVLAVVVGRWLRPRLHGPFRVAVPVYIVVICVMVALAIGASSSHPAAAVGAALFAASDLFVARERFVEPARWNPAVGLPLYYAGQVLIAVSAVAWS, encoded by the coding sequence GTGATCGGGCTCTGGGTGACCGGGGCTGCGGCGGTGTGGCTCGTGACGGCGACGCTGGCCCAGCATCGGACGCGTTTCGTGGCGAAGGCCGCCGCGTCAGCGGGGTTCGTGCTGGTCGTCGCTCTCGATCCGCTCGATGACACCACCAGGGCGGCACTCATCGCCCTGGGCCTCGCGCTCGGCGCAGTGGGCGATCTCGCACTCATGGGACGCGGTGAGGGTTGGTTTCTGGCGGGGCTCGGCGCGTTTCTCGCCGGCCACGTCGCCTATGCCGTCGCGTTCGGCTACGACCAGGGCGCAGCACCGGCCCGGGTGGCTGGAGCATCTGTCGCCGTGGTGCTCGCCGTCGTCGTCGGGCGTTGGCTGCGCCCCCGCCTGCACGGCCCGTTCCGCGTGGCCGTACCCGTCTACATCGTCGTCATCTGCGTGATGGTCGCCCTCGCGATCGGCGCGTCGTCGTCGCATCCCGCCGCGGCCGTCGGCGCCGCGCTGTTCGCGGCTTCGGACCTCTTCGTGGCCCGTGAGCGTTTCGTCGAGCCGGCCCGGTGGAACCCCGCTGTCGGTCTGCCCCTCTACTACGCGGGGCAGGTGCTCATCGCGGTCTCGGCGGTTGCGTGGTCCTGA